The genomic interval TGGAATTATTTATATCAGGAAAGATGGAAATATAATGAATTTCTGCTCTAAAAAATGCAGGGTTAATATGATCGACCTCAAGAGAGCTGCTAGAAATGTTAAATGGACAAACGAGTACCACCGTATCAAGGAAATGAGAAAGGCGTAATAATATGGAACGAACTTTAGTACTCATAAAGCCAGATGGTGTAAAAAGGCATCTCATTGGGAATATTATAGAAAGATTCGAAAATAAAGGCTTGAAAATAGTTTCTTTGAAACTGATGAAAGTATCTGATGATAAAGCCCGGCAACATTATAGCGTTCATAGTATGAAACCATTTTTTGAAGGTCTTGTATCTTATTTAACATCAGGTCCTATAGTAGCTTTAATACTTGAAGGTGATAATGCGATAATTTCGTGCAGAAATCTCGCCGGTGCAACTGATGGTTCTGCCGCAGCCGCAGGTACCATAAGGGGCGACTTTTCATTGAACATCGAGGAAAATATAGTTCATGCCTCCGATTCTCCAGAATCTTTTAACCACGAATATAAAATATTCTTTAATGAGAACGAGATAATGGATTATTAGGTATGGAAACCACAAAAAAAAATTTAAGGGAACCAATTGTATGTGTGCTTGGCCACGTAGACCATGGAAAAACTACTCTCCTTGATGATATCAGGGGGACTACAGTAGCTAAAAAAGAAGCCGGTGGCATAACACAGAAGATTGGTGCAACCGAAATTGATAAAAACACACTTGAAACAAACATTAAAAATTATTTTAAAAATATACAGGTAACTATTCCTGGATTATTATTTATTGATACTCCCGGGCACGTAGCTTTTGCAAATATGAGGTCTATGGGCGGGGCACTTGCAGACATAGCTATACTGGTTATCGACGTAAATGAAGGCTTAAAGCCACAGACAATAGAATCCATAGATGTTTTAAAAAAATATAAAACACCCTTTATAATTGCAGCAAATAAAATTGACATGATACCTTATTTTGTTTCATCAAAAGATACATCATTCAAGGAAACCTTAAGTAAACAGAGGAAGGAATACGTTGATTTTCTTGATGAAAAGATTTACAAAATTATCAATGACCTTTATGTCAAAGGCATATCATCGGATAGATATGACAGGATTAC from Ferroplasma acidiphilum carries:
- a CDS encoding 50S ribosomal protein L24e, which produces MENRKCIFCGHDIEPASGIIYIRKDGNIMNFCSKKCRVNMIDLKRAARNVKWTNEYHRIKEMRKA
- the ndk gene encoding nucleoside-diphosphate kinase yields the protein MERTLVLIKPDGVKRHLIGNIIERFENKGLKIVSLKLMKVSDDKARQHYSVHSMKPFFEGLVSYLTSGPIVALILEGDNAIISCRNLAGATDGSAAAAGTIRGDFSLNIEENIVHASDSPESFNHEYKIFFNENEIMDY